The segment GGGTTGGTGAAGGTTAATGTGTGATTTGACAGGAGCAGGTTGCTTATAGAGAGAGCTACTAGACCAGTGCTCCTGGACTTTGGTCAATGGTCACTGCCAGGTGGGCCCAACTTTGGTGTGCTCTTTGAGATGGAGTTTTTCGTGGTTCATATTCTCTACCATAATAATACTATCATTAGATGTATTGTGGTGTgagacaataaaaaaaataggactCACATATCAGTTATTGTAATGGTAATGACATTATGTATGTAGAGAATCCTCACATGGTTTTTCTCGTCTTGGAGTGAGATAAAGTTGGCAGTAAAACCGGTTAGCGGAGCAAATAGTGAACAAGACCTATTTTCATGGGGGGCTGTATATCCATATTTAAAGAGAGGTTTTCATaagaatttatatgtttttcataCCATAGGTAAAATATACCTTTTCATACTCTCTCTATTCTACAATATAAGAAATGGTCAAACTATACACGGCctccaaaactaatttttattttataattccTCATATATTGTAACGAGCTCTCCAAACGAGAAAGACAGAAAATATATCCTGATGTGCAAACGAACGCTTAATATCAGTTTTCAAAACATAATTTAGCTAATTAAGAGGCACGAAAAGGACAGAAAAATATATCCTGATTTGCGAACCTGAAGGCACTGAACGTCTCTGACCTGAACTCCCAATCAGAGATTCGAATTGGTATCGATTTCGAAatccatatacatatatacttacATCAGTAATAATGTACTTATCCGAATTCGACCCATGTTCGTAGTTTGTGTCCGCATATATATACAGCACACGCGTGACAGCCatctatatacacatatactgCAGTTCGTTCAGATAGAtcactcggcggcggcggcgatggtgatcGCCGGAGACGACAGCAACCACGGCGTCGACGACGCGCGCATTgcgcgcatcgccgccgccatcaccgtctTCCCCGGCTTCCCCAAGCCAGGTCGGTGctaagctagctatagctaattAGGTCCTTCTTCCTCCACATCATCTACTGCACAAGATTGTACTGCAGCCGCACGCAAAAAACTGTAACTTTATTTTTGTTCTTAATTGTTCTTGCTTCGTTGCGTAGGGATCTCGTTTCAGGATGTCACGGGTATATTTCACAAACCGGAGGTATTCCGTGATGCGATCGGGCTGTTCGTCGAGAGGTACAAGGGCAAAGGGGTCACTCTTGTAGCTGGTAATTAATCTGAACAATATGAATTTTAGTGtgtttatatatgttggcttatattaattatatatatacgaGAAATTATACAGATCTTGAAAAAATACCTCGagatacctaaattttacactaatttttttttacttggagGTAACAAATTTTAGGTTAGAGAATATAATATCCCCTTATACTTTTataaggatggtaaaattaacTATTATATACACGATATTTTCATAACTTTTTTGTCACCGAAAAATGTAGGCATTGAAGCTAGAGGGTTCTTTTTCGCTCCAACCATTGCATTAGAGGTAGGAGCAAAGTTTGTTCCCCTAAGGAAGCCGAGAAAATTGCcaggtatgttttttttaacataaaactCTTGTGATTAACCATGGAGTACAATCATGTTTAGGGTTAAATTAAGTTGTATTGAGTACctaattttcatgtttgtacCAGGCGAGGTGATCTCAAAGAATATTCTCTGGAATATGGAACAGATAAAATAGAAATGCAAATAGGAGCTGTAGAGCCAAATGATCGAGCTATCATCGTTGATGATCTCATTGCTACCGGTGGAACCCTCTGTGCAGCCGTCAAACTTCTTGGTGACctcttattttcattttttttgtcttattttgttaacatataaattaataatagATAATATCCTAAAAATGGGTGTATAATTTTAAAAGacatttaactttttatttgtTTAGATGCGTTGTTAAAGTGATAATTTTTCAGTATGAAAGAATTAATTTTCTAACAATCTGACTATATTTTGatcgtttgttttttttgtgataTCATGGTTTACTTACCTTAATTGTGCTTTTACTATGCAGAACGTGCTGGAGCAGAGGTGGTTGAGTGTTCTTGTGTTGTTGAACTTCAAGAGTTGAAGGTATACTTTTGCTTCTAATGCAACAATCTCCCCATTTGGAAAAACTAAAGGATATTTGTTCTTATTAAGAAATTTACATGTTTTGTAGGGGAGAGAAAAGCTAGGAAAGATACCAGTTTTTGTTCTGGTGGAGACAAATTAACCGGCATACTAACCAGACAGCAATGGACATGTTTTTCTTAGCCaatgtaatatttattttttgaaggTTTTACTATGAATGTTGCAACAATTTCACCAACTCTGGGTACATGCTCAGTTTAGTAGTTTACTTTGTGCCAGTACATAATTATATGCTCAGTCTGAACATGTTTGTCCAAATCAAAGATTAATTGGTTGATCACAGATCACTATTGGCTGCATGTTTAAACTCGCCTTGTTGCCTGAAATTGTGGAAGAGAATGTGAAAAGAGACTCATCATGGTCGAAAAATGTGGTTTTTGCAAATGTCCCGTTAAAGTATctttgggcctgttcactttgattaaaaaaaaaaccttaccaaattttagcaatgccaaaattttggcaactatgccaaaattttggtaggatttcttatatagttactaaaatttgacagcaaactaaatgtagctaccttttttttatcaactttatcaaaaatttggtaaggttaaaaatgacatcaaagtgaacatgctcTTTGTGTCGTGGTTGGGCTGCTTGCCCAAACACAGGACGGACCGTATTAACGGGCCGTCTCAACGGGCCGTTCCGTCTCGTGTCTAGGCTAGGCCGTTCCGTCAGGCCCATATGGCCCAATTGAGTCAAATACGTGGGCTTCATTTCCTATATGTGGCCCATATACGTGGGCTTCACTCGcactggaaaagaaaaaaaaagaaagaaaagaaaaatcctctAAAAATAGCTCCccttcattaaaaaaagaaaaaaaaaaccctaaaccctacgGCGAGGTGACGCCCTCCTGCTCCGGCGACCCAGCGCCTCCCGCCGGCGTCGGAAGCGAAGAGCTCCAGGTTTGGGGGTATtgcacctcctcctcgctcccCCCCCGTCCGTCTCGAATCGCCATGGAGGTGAAGCAGGTgaaggtgacggcggcggcggcggaggcggcgataTCGTCGTGGTCGGAGCTCCCGGCGGACCTCATCGGCCAAGTGCTCCTGCGCCTGCCGTCCCTCGCCGaccgcgtccgcctccgcgcggCGTGCCGCCCGTGGCGCACCGACGCCAAGCGGCAGGCTctgcccccgccgctgccgtggtTCGCCCTCCGCGACGGCGGCCTGGTCGACCACCACGGCGCTCCCGTTCGCCGCTGCGCGCCCATCCTCCGCGAAGGCGTCACCGACTACCTCGCCGTCGACAACCTCGCCTTC is part of the Oryza glaberrima chromosome 12, OglaRS2, whole genome shotgun sequence genome and harbors:
- the LOC127757802 gene encoding adenine phosphoribosyltransferase 1-like, whose protein sequence is MFVVCVRIYIQHTRDSHLYTHILQFVQIDHSAAAAMVIAGDDSNHGVDDARIARIAAAITVFPGFPKPGISFQDVTGIFHKPEVFRDAIGLFVERYKGKGVTLVAGIEARGFFFAPTIALEVGAKFVPLRKPRKLPGDLKEYSLEYGTDKIEMQIGAVEPNDRAIIVDDLIATGGTLCAAVKLLERAGAEVVECSCVVELQELKGREKLGKIPVFVLVETN